The following nucleotide sequence is from Limisphaerales bacterium.
CGCAATTGCCGCTCAATTCGTACTGAAGAAAACACGAAAGGAGGTACGCATTCAAGGACGGAGTCCATCGGGCCACCAGCGCATCACGCGATGTCGGCCGATCTCCGGTAGTTCAAAAAAATCACCGTGAGGCTCAAAGCCCAGTCGTTCATAAACCGGAATCGCTTTCACCCGAACGTCCGCCCAAAGCCCAAGCTGACGCGCGGCCGCATACACTTGAGTCCCCTGCACCAGTCGGGCGCCAATGCCGCGATTGCGCACGGCATCATCCACGCCCAGCCAGCGAACCCGCAAAGGACAGTCGTGCCTGGGCTCGTCCAGCACCGCGATGCAACCGATCGGTTTGCCCGCTTGTAATGCCGCACCAAAAACGGTGGTGGGATTTCCCGCCATCTCGGCGTCGGTTTCCGCACCGGCGGGTTTGAAGGGATACAATGTGCGGCGGCGCACTTCGGCGATGGATTCCGGCGACACGTCCCAGTCGAATGTGAACGCCTCCGCCATCGCCATCGCCGTGCCTCAACTTTCGATGATGCTGATTTCCACCGGCTCCACTTTGATATCTTTGCGCTCGAGCCAGCGGGCGGCCTTTTTCAAATCATCCCGCGGACCTTCGAGTTCGAGACACACAATGCCGATCTCATCACGCACTTCCGCTTGCCGCAGATTCACCAGCAACCCGAAGCGCGTCACCAATTCACAAATCACCGGCGAGGTGATGTGCTTGGGCGGATACATCAACCACAACCGCAGGCGACCTTGCTCGGGCTTTTTCGCAGCCT
It contains:
- a CDS encoding GNAT family N-acetyltransferase; the protein is MAMAEAFTFDWDVSPESIAEVRRRTLYPFKPAGAETDAEMAGNPTTVFGAALQAGKPIGCIAVLDEPRHDCPLRVRWLGVDDAVRNRGIGARLVQGTQVYAAARQLGLWADVRVKAIPVYERLGFEPHGDFFELPEIGRHRVMRWWPDGLRP
- a CDS encoding ferredoxin — translated: MAAKKKKPAKKKVAKKKAAKKPEQGRLRLWLMYPPKHITSPVICELVTRFGLLVNLRQAEVRDEIGIVCLELEGPRDDLKKAARWLERKDIKVEPVEISIIES